Part of the Maridesulfovibrio sp. genome, ACCAACAGCTCCGGCCCACTCCATCCTGTTGAAACTTATACGCACGGCAACTCCTATCATTATGTCAGCTAGTTATCTACCAATGTGCTCTATTATAACTAAACCACTACTGTATTATGTTACAAATTAACAATGTTTTTAAAAGCGGACACAACAGACATAATTACATTTCTACACAAAAAAACTCCCGGTCAGTAAAACCGACCGGGAGCAATTTACGCGAATACGGGTAGCAGCCTAATCTTCAAAGGCCATTGAGACTTTCCAAGCCTCCCAAACCTTACCTACGAGTTCAGGACCGGGGCTGAGAACTGTCTTACCGGGTTTCCAGCCGGAGGGGCAAACCTCGGCGGCACCTGTTGCCCTTACATGCTGATAGGCCTGAATCTGGCGCAAAGTTTCAGACACATTACGTCCGACCGGCGGAGTCAGAACTTCATAACCGACAATTACACCGTCAGGATCGATCAGAAAACGGCCACGAATATCAACACCGGAATTTTCATCATATACACCATACATTTCACCGACTTTACCTCCGCCATCCGAGAGCATTGGAAAAGGAACCTTGCCAGCTGTGATCATTTTGGAAAGTTCATCATATTCCCACATTTTATGAACGAAAACGCTGTCAGTGCTCATGGAAAGGACTTGAACTCCGAGGGCTTCAAATTCTGCATGTTTTTCGGCGACCGCCGAAACTTCAGTTGCTCAGACAAAGGTAAAATCACCGGGGTAGAAGCAAAGAACTACCCATCTTCCTGCGTAATCAGAGAGTTTTACTTCTTTGAACCCGCCATCCTGATAGGCCATTGCAGAAAAATCAGGGGCTTTCTGTCCAGCTTTAATCATTTTTCCTGCTCCTTTAGATGTTTCGGAGGCAACATTTTCAACTTCAGGCTGCACTTCTTCGGCGTTATTACCGACAGGCTTTGAGCAACCCGCTTGTACTTTACTCATATTTTGATTCCTCCAATTTGGTATTAAGACCCTTATATCATCTACACCTATTAGTATGAAATACTTTTATCAAAAAAAACTATAACAAAACCCACCAAGAACACTGACAGCAAACTGGATATGTCTTATCAGTACCAATCAGTTAAATATTATACATGGACGGCAGCGATATGATTGAAAACAGCAGGGTAAGCGATAGCGTATCTTCATTACTGAAAATCCATTACGATAAAAAATTTATTCCTGTCGCTCGGGACTTTATTGAATCTATGGCCGCGACTACAGGCGTAACCGAAGCATCATCCAAACGGCTTTGCCTTCTTGTTGAGGAGAGTCTGTCCTTTATTATTGATAAGTACATAGACAGCCGATACGAAGCGCATATTGAACTGCTTTTTAAATTACTGGATGATACTGCACTAATAGAAATCATCGACATTGGACCTCCAATCCATGAAGACAAAATGCCCAAATTCAATATTCAGGACCCGGAATCTGCTTCCGGGCTATGGTATAAATTAGTTAAGAATATTGCTGATGATTTTTCATTCATCAATAACCATAGGGATGGATGGCTGATACGAATAGAAAAGAAAGTTGATATGGACGAAGAAATAAAAAGAAACCAGATGCAGGAAGATAATCCAGATTCGGCACCTTGTCTTTCCAACCATAATCTCCGACTTGCTACGCCAGAAGATGCTCTGGAGCTGATTGATCTGGCCTACCTCACCTACCGATACTCATACGCTGGAGAATTTTATGACAAAAAGTTTTTAGAAGAATCCATCACCAGCGGGGCCTACGAAATCACTGTAGTCGACAATGGAAATAAAATTGTTGGTGCATATATAGTAAGCCATCCAAAATCAGGTGAAAAATGGGCTGAACTGGGAGGTGCCATGGTCCTTCCGGAATACAGGACGACAAGAGCCGTAATGTACCTGTTCCAAGCCATGAATCAGTATATGAAGGAGAACCCGCGCAACTGTGATTTCTTCACTTCCCATTCAGTGACGACCCATCCACGGTCTCAAAAACTGATCCATAGACTGAAACCGCCTTTCATGCCCTTATTTCTATTCCCGAACATGGTTCACAGCCCTGATTTCATAGGCATCCGACAGAATCAGCATAGTCGGGAATCACTACTATGGAGCTTCAGCCTATCACGTCCATTTAAACAGGAAATACTTTACGCTTCTGAGCTCCGTCATGGAATAATCCGGCAACTTCTGGATAATACCGGATTCGGCGAGACAGTTTCCATTAAGGATGAATTTCAGGAAACAATTATCGACTCATCACAAATTCTAGTAGAACGCGTAGAGCAGCAAGGATTTGCCATAATTCACCTTAAATCCATCGGCACAAACTGGTTCCCGGCAATAACAAAAGAAATTGTAACACTTACCGCCGCAGGCATAGAAAGCATTTGTGTAAGCGTATCCAGCAGCACCCCACCCCCTGCAGACATGGAGGAACAATTAAGATCAATAAATCTGATCTTTTCAGGAATTTATATAGACTCGCTGGACTCGCTTTGCCTCGCATACTGCATGACGACAAAGCCGATAGACTTCGAAAATATTAAGCTACAACACCCGGTTGCAATGAACCTGCTTGAATGCATGCGCACGGAATATCATTCACTCCAGACACCATAATCCCACTGAAATAAAAAAGGCCTTTCGCATAACGAAAGACCTTTTCAAATTCATTAACCGGCTTACCACGGCATGGGATCAGGCAGGATCACATCATCGGAGTAATCATACTGATCGAACTGCTCCGAAAACCAGTCGAAAAACTCAAAGTAAGGAAAAATCTTACGTCCGGCCTCAACCTTATCCAAAGTCTTTTCACCACTTACATCAATTTTCTTGGAATCAAGAGCCATGATGGGAACCAGATCTTCAGGGCAGACATAGGCCACATTGCCGATCACGTAGTAGCGGATATCATATTCTTTGAAGGTAACCTTCTTTACTTCAGTCTTACTCATAAACACCTCACGCTTGATCTCATTAAATTCAGGTGGTCATAAATCAAATGAGACTGGCGCACAAGCCAGTTAAATCTTGCGCTGGGTGTATGAGCTGAAATCAGTTTCCTTACGCTGGAATTCCCCTTCAAAAAAAGGAGAAGATATCAGGAATTCCGCAGAGGAACGATTGCTTGCGGTGGGGATATTGTAAAGAACAGCCAAACGCAGCAATGCCTTAACATCAACATCATGAGGCTGCGGCTGCATGGGATCCCAGAAAAAGATCAGCACATCAATCTTACCTTCGGAAATCATGGCCCCAAGCTGCTGATCTCCGCCCAAAGGACCGGATTTCATCCTGTTAACCGGCTTGAAATCGTATCCTTCATCTTGCATCTGCTCTACCCTTTCCCTGATCATTTTCTCGACCAGCCCACCGGTGGTACCGGTGGCTACAAGGTTATGCCGGGAAAGGATATTGTGATTGCAGTCAACAAAATCAAGCAACTCTTTCTTGCAGTTGTCATGGGCAACCACAGCTATATTCTTTACCTTACTCATGGAAGTCATCCTATTAAATTTAAAGGTATTTATTTCCGGATATTATGACATGACAAACAAGAAAAGTCACTGAAACAGTGTTGAGAATGGGAAAAGAATAGTGTCATAAGAAAGGCTGCTGAAATTTCAGCAGCCTATTCAACGTGTTTATGGAACTTATTAAAACCGCTCTTCCCATTCTTTAAGCTTGAAACCGATGAGAACAAAATCATCGTTCACAAGAATGGGACGTTTGACCAGCATTCCGTCAGCGGAAATCAGCTCAAAAAGCTCAGCATCGCTCATGGCATCAATGGTCTCTTTCAATCCCATATCCTTATATTTCTTACCGTTGGTATTAACGAACTTTTTCTTGTCCACCCCGGCAATCTTCTGCCATGCAAGAAATTCATCTTTGGTCGGGGTCTCTTTGACTATATGGCGGATGGTGAAATCAATACCTTTTTCCTCAAGCCAAGCCTTGGCTTTGCGGGAAGAGGTTCAACTGGGGTAATGTACTAAAATCATAGTATATCATCTCCGTCTGATGGTTGCGGGTAATTCTTATTACCAGACCCATTAATAACACAGATGAATAGCAGCTACAATTATAGAGAGAACTTAAAAAGACCGAAAATCACGACAGGAAGCCAGTTCCTTCTTTAGCTCTTCTTCATAATTATCCCCAAGCCGGACAGTCATATACTTGTGCTGGGACTTGGCTGCAGTGGCTAGAAATCCTTCCACCTTCTTGGCAGTGCTGTGATAGATATGCCGGATTGTAACCTGATGATCGACCACCACCGGAAATCCCGCTCGGTGGAGAGCCAGCGAATTCCAGACATCCACTCCGTAACCGTAGATATTGCCATCATAATCAAGCCCGCCGATTTTATTCAGGCATTCAATGTTGAACAGCGTGGAAATACCGTCAATGTAAGGAACTAGAGAGTATTGCATCCCCGGCTTTTCCACCATTTGCGGATGATACGGGCTACGATGAGTAGCCGGAGAATATACTCCAACAGGTCCTATCTTGGCATCCAGCTGTTCCAGACGTTTCCATGCCTTAAGGATGTGCGGAGGCTTTGAGCCGAACCAGATATCATTATTCAAAAACCAGAGATGGGTGTAGCCCCTGCCTTGAAACTCTTTAAGGCAGTAGTCCAATGCTCCAGCCCAATACAGATTTTCTTCAAGCCTGCGCCACGCTCCGGGAAAAGGTTCAGGTGCATGGTTATCAAGCACGTAAAGATGCTTTGACCACTTGGGATCGGACTGCTCAAGCTGCTCCTTGACCCTTGAAGTAAGGGCCGGATCACCATAATGCAGGATAACAATTGCCAGTTGCCTGTCTGCCACAGCAAACTCCTTGCAATGAATAAGGATTAACTAGTAAAGAAATACTCTAGAAGTTATTAACAATTCCATCAAGGGCAGTATCATGGACACATTCTGGAACAGGCTCCCACGAGAACTTGCAGAGAAATTTCTGGCCGGGGGCGTCGGACGCACTCATTTAACATCCATCGGCTACAAGTGCATTGAATTCAGCAAAAACGATCCCGCCAACCGCGAACTATTTATTAAGCTCGCCTTTGAAACCCTGATTTCTGCATGGTGCCATGATTCCCTGAATCTACAAAGCGCACAGCTGCAGCAAAACCTTATGGGGCAGGAAGGCCCGAACTCCCCCATGGGCAAAATGCTGGCCCGCATTGTGGAAGAATCCCATAAAGACGACTTCAGTACACAGGAAAAACGCCTGCGCAACCTGATCAGCCGAGAACGTTATGAGCAAGCCGCAGAAGTATTGGCCCAACTGCTTGAGGAATCTCCAACTTCACTTGCCCTGCTGAAAATTTCAAAAGAAATCTATGAAGCCACAGGAGAAAGACCGTTCCTTAATGCCTCTTTACAATTATTAGAAAATATCGATTTCAATTCCATGGAACCACTGCACGATTTTCTTTCCGCCAACCTGGCTTTCGCACAAGGGGAATACGCTCAGGCGGCCTCGTACTATGAAAAAGCCTACAATACAGGCTCATTCCCCGAAGCCCTGCCAAGACTGGGCGAATGCCTGCTGCGCATGGGCAACCGTGCCGAGGCTATCAGACTTTATCAGCAGGACACAGACGCACGACCTTGGCGGATCAATACCCTGCTGCGGACAGCGGACCTGATCAGCGAAACAGATCTCCTCAGCAGTCCTCCTCCGGGCAAAGTAGCTATCCTGATATACAGCTACAACAAGGCCAAAGAACTGGACGCCACCCTCGAAGCTGTATTCGCTGCAAAATATGAAAACACTTTTCTTGCAGTGCTGGATAACGGCAGCAATGACGGAACCGCAGCAATCATCGATAAATGGGAAGCTGAATCCAAAACAAGGGATGATCTGCCCATGATCCGCTTTGACTTGCATGTAAATATCGGCGCCCCGGCAGCACGCAACTGGCTGCTCTTTCATCCTCAAATTGCAAAGGCGGACTTCGCTGCTTTCCTTGATGACGACGCCCTGCCGCCACAGGACTGGCTACTTAAGCTTGGGGCTGCAATAAAGAATTACCCTGATGCCGGGGTCTGGGGCTGTAAAGTTGTGGATGCTCCTAATCCGCGCAAAATCCAAAGTGTAGACCTGCATATCAAGAATGAAAACAGCACGGACGGTTCGCAACTGCGCACAACCGACATTCAGCTCGAGACTATGGATTATGGACAGTTTGATTATATGCGCCCCTGTGGTTCAGTAACCGGATGCTGCCACATCATACGCATGGATGATCTTGAAACAGCAGGCGGATTCGACATCCGTTTCTCCCCCTCACAATTCGACGACCTCGACCGGGACTTGCGACTCTGCCTGCAAAAGAAAGTTCCGGTATATCAAGGACACCTGCAAGTCCGACATTTAAAGAGGACTGGAACTGCCGGAGCTACCAACAAGAAAGCCGCCGCCATCCAGATCGGAAATCAAT contains:
- the prxU gene encoding thioredoxin-dependent peroxiredoxin (Most members of this family contain a selenocysteine.), which produces MSKVQAGCSKPVGNNAEEVQPEVENVASETSKGAGKMIKAGQKAPDFSAMAYQDGGFKEVKLSDYAGRWVVLCFYPGDFTFVUATEVSAVAEKHAEFEALGVQVLSMSTDSVFVHKMWEYDELSKMITAGKVPFPMLSDGGGKVGEMYGVYDENSGVDIRGRFLIDPDGVIVGYEVLTPPVGRNVSETLRQIQAYQHVRATGAAEVCPSGWKPGKTVLSPGPELVGKVWEAWKVSMAFED
- a CDS encoding methylglyoxal synthase, giving the protein MSKVKNIAVVAHDNCKKELLDFVDCNHNILSRHNLVATGTTGGLVEKMIRERVEQMQDEGYDFKPVNRMKSGPLGGDQQLGAMISEGKIDVLIFFWDPMQPQPHDVDVKALLRLAVLYNIPTASNRSSAEFLISSPFFEGEFQRKETDFSSYTQRKI
- a CDS encoding ArsC/Spx/MgsR family protein produces the protein MDFTIRHIVKETPTKDEFLAWQKIAGVDKKKFVNTNGKKYKDMGLKETIDAMSDAELFELISADGMLVKRPILVNDDFVLIGFKLKEWEERF
- a CDS encoding glycosyltransferase, with protein sequence MDTFWNRLPRELAEKFLAGGVGRTHLTSIGYKCIEFSKNDPANRELFIKLAFETLISAWCHDSLNLQSAQLQQNLMGQEGPNSPMGKMLARIVEESHKDDFSTQEKRLRNLISRERYEQAAEVLAQLLEESPTSLALLKISKEIYEATGERPFLNASLQLLENIDFNSMEPLHDFLSANLAFAQGEYAQAASYYEKAYNTGSFPEALPRLGECLLRMGNRAEAIRLYQQDTDARPWRINTLLRTADLISETDLLSSPPPGKVAILIYSYNKAKELDATLEAVFAAKYENTFLAVLDNGSNDGTAAIIDKWEAESKTRDDLPMIRFDLHVNIGAPAARNWLLFHPQIAKADFAAFLDDDALPPQDWLLKLGAAIKNYPDAGVWGCKVVDAPNPRKIQSVDLHIKNENSTDGSQLRTTDIQLETMDYGQFDYMRPCGSVTGCCHIIRMDDLETAGGFDIRFSPSQFDDLDRDLRLCLQKKVPVYQGHLQVRHLKRTGTAGATNKKAAAIQIGNQSRLDMKYSSLEARDINEADFRAALADVLRKEKIVHN